The genomic DNA AGCTCGACCAGTCGCGCCTCGGCGTCGATGGCGGTCAGGACGTTCGTCAGCGCGCGGACCGCAGTTGATTTCGCAGTGCCCTTCTCGCCGCGGATCAGCACGCCGCCGATCTCGGGCCGCACGGCGCACAGCACCAGCGCCAGCTTCAGCCGGTCCTGCCCGACCAGCGCGCTGAACGGATAACCCGGGCCCATCGCGTCAGCCACCGTGAAAGCCGCTGCGCAACATGGGCACGTGAGGTATGCCGTCGTCGAGGAACTCGGCGCCGTCGCGCACGAAGCCGTGCTTGGCGTACATGTCCTCCAGGTAGGTCTGGGCGTTGATGTGGCAGGGGTAGTCACCCACCTCGGCCAACGCCGCCTGCATGAGCCTGCTGGTGTGGCCGTGACCGCGTTCGGACCGCTTGGTGCACACCCGGCCGATGCGGAACACCTTCTCGCCGCCGGGATACTCCTCCATCAGCCGCAGCGTGGAGATGACGACGCCGTCGCCGTCCTCGAGCCAGAAGTGCCGGGTCTCGGCGAGCAGATCACGCCCGTCGAGTTCCGGGTACGGCGTGGCCTGCTCGACGACGAACACCTCGACGCGCAGCTTGAGCAGTTCGTAGAGCGTCGCGGCGTCGAGGTCCTTGGCCCAGCTGCGTTTCGAAGCGACCGTCACGCTGACGCGACGGCCTGCGCGGCAGCGACTTGCGCCTTCGGCTCGTTCAGTTTGAGGATCTCGGTGCCCCTGGCCCACACTTCCTCGAACAGCTTGGGCTCGGTCGACAGCTGCACGCCGAGCGACGGCACCATCTCCTTGAGCTTGGGCTGCCATGCGGTGAACCGCTCCGGGAAGCAGCGCTCCATCACGTCGAGCATGGCGGGTACCGCGGTGGAGGCACCGGGCGAGGCGCCGAGCAGTCCGGCGATCGAACCGTCGTCCGCCGTCAGCACCGTGGTGCCGAACTCGAGCACGCCGCCGGCGCCCTTGCGACGGATGACCTGGACGCGCTGGCCGGCGATGTCGAGTTCCCAATCGGAATCCACTGCGCTGGGTGCGAATTCGCGCAGCGCGTCGACGCGGTCGGCTTCGCTGAGCGCCAATTGTCCGATGAGGTACTTCAGCAGGCTCACCTCGGTCAGGCCGACGCCGAGCATGGAGACCAGGTTGTTCGGCTTGACCGACAGCGGCAGGTCGGTGACCTTGCCCTGCTTCAGGAACTTCGGCGACCACCCGGCGAACGGCCCGAAGAGCAGGTAGGAACGCCCGTTGATCACGCGGGTGTCGAGGTGGGGCACCGACATCGGCGGGGCGCCGAGTGGCGGGGCGCCGTACACCTTGGCCTGGTGCATCGCGGCGAGTTCGGGGTTGCCCGAGCGCAGCCACTGGCCGCCGACGGGGAAGCCGCCGAATCCCTTGGCCTCCTTGATGCCCGACTTCTGCAGCAGCGGCAACGCGCCACCGCCTGCGCCGACGAACACGAACTTCGCGTTGATCTTGCGCTTGTTGCCGTTGCGGCGATTGACCACCTTCACGGTCCAGGAGCCGTCGGACTCCTTGTGCAGGTCGCGCACGTCGTGCCCGAACAGCGTCGTCATCCCGCGTTGGGCGGTGTAGCCGATCAATTGCCGTGACAGCGAACCGAAGTCGACGTCGGTGCCGTCCTGGGTCCAGTTCAGCGCGACGGGCTCGGAGAAGTTCCGCTTGGCGGCCATGAACGGCAGCCTGCGGGCGAACTCGGCCTCGTCGTCGATGTACTCCATCGTCGCGAACAGCGGGTTGGTGACCAGCGCGTCGTACCGGGCGCGCAAGTACTTCGCATTCTCGGCGCCGTGCACGAAGCTCACGTGCGGGATCGGGTTGAGGAAGCTGCGCACGTCCGGCAGCACCCCGTTGTCCACGGCGTACGACCAGAACTGACGCGACACCTGGAACTGCTCGTTGACGTGCACGGCCTTGGTGATGTCGACGGTTCCGTCGGAGCGCTGCGGGGTGTAGTTCAGCTCGCACAGCGCCGAGTGACCGGTGCCCGCGTTGTTCCACGGGTCGCTGCTCTCGGCGGCGGCGCCGTCGAGTCGCTCGACGAGCGTGATCGACCAGTTGGGCTCCAGCAGGCGCAGCAGCGCTCCGAGGGTCGCACTCATGATGCCGGCGCCCACCAGGACGACATCGGTCTTCACTGTCTTGAGCTCAGTCACCTGTCAGGTCCTTCGTGGTCGCGCATCGTTTACGGCTTACCGTCCATCAGGTTATCGGGTGGTGGGTACCCGTTCGTCGCCGCAGGTACCGTTCGCCGACAACGTCACGGGGCGATCCTCACCACACCCTCGCCGCGGGCGGCCCTAGAGTTGAGGTCGTGACTCGGTCCGCGGCTGCGTGGGAACCCGACGTGCTTCCCGGCTACTGGCAGCAGACCATCCCACTCGGTCCCGACCCGGACCGTGAGGGCGATCTGGTGGCCACCCTGGTCCGCCGCGGCGACGGCGGCGGCTCGACCCGTGCGGTACTCGCACTGCACGGCTACACCGACTACTTCTTCCACACCGAGCTGGCCGACCGCTTCGCCGCGCGCGGGTTCGCCTTCTATGCGCTCGACCTGCACAAATGCGGGCGATCGCGACGTTCGGGGCAGACACCGCACTTCACGACCGATCTCGGCGGGTACGACGAGGAGCTGGTTCGTGCGCTCGACCTCGTCGAGTCGGACACCGGTGGGGCGCAGGTGTGCGTCTACGGCCACTCGGCCGGTGGCCTGATCGCGACGCTGTGGCTCGACCGGATGCGGCGGCGCAGTGCGGCGCCCGGCGTCGTGGGCCTGATCCTCAACAGCCCGTTCTTCGACCTGCACGGGCCGCCCGTGCTGCGGGCCGCACCCACGTCGGCGGCACTGCTCGCGCTGGCCCGGGTACGCAAGCGTCAGGTCGTCCGCAAGCCAACGCCCGGCGGGTACGGCACGTCCCTGCACCGCGACTACGGCGGCGAGTTCGACTACGACCTGGAGTGGAAGCCGGTGGGCGGATTCCCCGTCACGTTCGGCTGGCTGAACGCGGTGCGCCGCGGGCACGCACGGTTGCACCGCGGACTCGACGTCGGCGTGCCAAACCTGATCCTGCGGTCCGACCGCAGCGTGCCCGAGGCGCCGGACCCGGAGAGCATCCAGCGCGGCGACGCGGTGCTCGACGTCGCCCAGATCGCCCGGTGGGCGGGGTGCGTCGGCAACCACACGACCGTGGCACCGATCGTCGACGCCAAGCACGACGTGTTCCTCTCGCTGCCCGAGCCGCGCGCTGCGGCCTACCGGGAACTCGACCTGTGGCTGGACCGTTTCCTACCGGTGCCCGAAACGGGATCCGGGCACGACTCCCCCACCAACACCCGAACCGAACGAGGCTGACGCACGTGGAGCATTACGACCTGACCATCATCGGATCCGGTTCTGGCAACAGCATTCCCGACGCCGGCTTCGATCCCCGCTACGGGTCGATGCGCGTCGCGCTGTGCGAGGAGGGCGTCTTCGGCGGCACGTGCCTCAACGTCGGCTGCATCCCGACCAAGATGTTCGTCTACGCCGCCGAGGTGGCCCAGATCGTCGAGCGGAGTTCGCGCTACGGCATCGACGCGCACACCGACCGTGTCCGCTGGCGCGACATCGTCGACCGGGTCTTCGGCCGCATCGACCCGATCGCCGCGGGCGGCGAACAGTACAAGCGCACGCTGCCCAACATCGACGTCTACGGCAGCCACACCCGGTTCGGGCCGACGCAGCCGGACGGCCGCTACACGCTGCGCACCGATGCGGGCGAGGAGTTCACCTCCGATCAGGTGGTGCTCGCCGCGGGTTCCCGGATCAACGTTCCCCAGGCGATCATCGACTGCGGCGTGCACTACGAGACCAGCGACACCATCATGCGGATCCCAGAACTGCCGGAGCACATGGTGATCGTCGGCGGTGGCTTCGTCGCCGCCGAGTTCGCGCACGTCTTTTCGGCTTTGGGCGTGCGGGTGACGATCGTCGTGCGCGGTGACGGCATGCTCACCCACTGCGATCCGACGATCTGCCACGGTTTCACCGACATCGCCATGCGCAAGTGGGACGTGCGCACCCACGAGAACGTGATCGGCTCGCACCAGAACGGCGACCGCGTCGTGCTCCACCTCGACGACGATCAGGAACTCGAGGCCGACCTGCTGCTCGTCGCGACCGGACGCATCCCCAACGGCGACCTGCTCGACGCCCACCTGGCCGGCGTGAAGGTCACCGAGGGCGGCATGGTGGTCGTCGACGAGTACCAGCGCACCACCGCACGCGGGATCTACGCCCTCGGCGACGTGTCGTCGGCCTGGCAGCTCAAGCACGTGGCCAACCACGAGATGCGGGTGGTACGACAGAACCTGCTGCAGGACTGGGACGACACCACCGCGATGGCGCAGAGCGACCACCGGTTCGTCCCGTCGGCGGTCTTCACCGACCCGCAGATCGCCATGGTCGGCCTCACCGAGATCGAGGCACGCGAGCAGGGCTTCGACGTCGTGGTGAAGACGCAGAAGTACGGCGACACCGCCTACGGCTGGGCGATGGAGGACACCGTCGGCATGGCGAAGGTGATCGGCGACCGGGCGACCGGCACCATCCTCGGCGCCCACCTGATGGGCTACCAGGCCTCGACGCTGATCCAGCCGCTGATCCAGGGCATGAGCCTCGGGCAGACCGCGGCCGAAGTGGCCAAGGGGCAGTACTGGATTCACCCCGCGCTCTCGGAGGTCGTCGAGAACGCGCTGCTGGGGATCGTCTAGGCGCGGCAGCCAGTCAGGAGACCGGCGGGCTCCAGCGTTCCTCGACGCGACCGAATTTCCAGAACAGCAGCGCGACGAGCCACGACACGACGAACATCCCGACGATCATGAAGCCGACCGACTCGAGGTTCGCGGACCCGATCGCCGCCAACGGGCCGGTCTCGAGGCCGAGGCGGTCGGCGAGCAGACCGGCGAGCACGATCACGCCGATGACGAGCGCGACGAAGACGGACAGCACGGTCACCGTGAGGTTGTAGTAGACCTTGCGAACGGGCTTGAGGAAGGCCCAGCCGTAGGCGCGGGACATGAAGATGCCGTCCAGCGCGTCGAAGAGGCTCATCCCGGCGGCGAAGAGGACCGGGAGCACGAGGATCGCGTACCACGGCAGCGTGAATGCGGCTGCGCCCGCCGCGAGCACCAGCAGCGCGACCTGCGTCGCGGTGTCGAAGCCCAGGCCCATGAGCAGGCCGACGGGATAGAGGTGCCACGGCTTGTTCACCCGTCGCATCACCCGGCCCAGCAGCCGCGCCAGGAAGCCGCGGTTCTCCAGGTGGCGTTCCAATTCCGCCTCGTCGAAGTCCCCGGAGCGCATGCGGCGCAGCACCTTTGCGATGCCGACGACCGCGAACAGGTTGCTCAGGCCGACCAGGATGAGGAACGTTCCGGCGACCACCGAGCCGATCAACCCGAGCGTCTGCAGCATCGGCGAGCCCTCGTCCTGCACCGGCCCGGCCAGGGCGCGGACGCCGAGCGCGAGCAGCAGGGCCAGGCCGAACACGACACTGGAGTGGCCCAGGGAGAACCAGAAACCCGCGGACACCGAGCGCTTGCCCTCACCGACGAGCTTGCGGGTGGTGTTGTCGATCACCGCGATGTGGTCGGCGTCGAAGGCGTGCCGCACCCCCAGCAGATAGGCCGTCACGCCGAGCCCGATCCCGAACACCCCGGCCGACCCGAGGGTGATGTGCTGCGGTGCGACGCCGAAGACCAGGACGCCCCAGCCGAAGCCGTGCAGCGCGACGACGATCGCGGAGATCGTGGCGATCGACGTCCAGTCGGCTCGGTCGAAGCTGGCCGCGCGGATGGTCGGCGACGTCGGCGCAGTGGACTCGACACTCATCGCTGGAGCCTAAGCGGACCCGCCGATATCTGTCCATGCGAACAGATGTCGTGGGGTCGGGGTTCGAACCGTCACACCTTGATCGCGGTGACCAGCAAGTACTCGGCCACCCAGGTCCCGTCGTCACGGCGCCAGTCGGTGAGGAAGGTCAGGAAGTCGCGGTCGAGCGCGGCGACCCGCTCCGGATCGTCGGCGTTGAACCGGTAGGCCGCGATGGTCGGCCCGTAGTTCTGCTTCCAGTACTCCCGGAACTCGAGGGGGTCGGAGCAGTGGTCGAGTGTCACCGTCTGACGCCGCATCCTCAGGTCGGAGACGCGGTCGCCGAACAGCTCCCGGACGTGCTCCTCGTCGCCCCACGACGGTGGCGGACTCGCTCCCGGCGGCGGTGGCGGCGCGTACGGCTTGATGGTCGCGAACAGCTGGCCGATGAACCCGAGCGGCGTCCAGTTGATCATCCCGATCCTGCCGCCCGGGCGGCACACCCTGATCAGTTCGTCGGCCGTCGGCCGATGGTGCGGTGCGAACATGGCGCCGACACACGACATCACCACGTCGAAGGCGTTGTCGGCGAACGGCATCGCCTCGGCGTCCGCCTCGGTCCACTCCAGCTCGACGCCGAGGGAGGCCGCGAGCCGGCGCCCCGCGTCGAAGAGTTCGGGTGTCAGGTCGCTCGCGGTGACGACGGCGCCCGCGGCGGCTGCGGGGATGGCCGCGTTGCCCGAGCCCGCGGCGACGTCGAGCACCCGGTCGCCCGGCCCTACTCCGCACGCGCGCACCAACTCCGGGCCGAGTTCGGGGATCAGTTCCGCCGCCACGGCCGGATAGTCGCCCGAGGCCCACAGCGCCCGGTGCTTGGCCTTCAATGCTCGGTCGGCGTCGTCGGTGGTCGTCATGTCACCCTCCTGCAGGTCGTGTGCTGAACGTCCACACCGTCGCCGACGCTACTTCGGCGATGTTTCGGCCGTCGTGAAACGAGCAGCTCAGGTCGGGTCGACGCCGACCCGGAGGATCACTCGTGGCGGGCGCCGATCCAGTGCAGGAGGTCGTGGACGATCTCGTCGTTCAACCGGTAGCTGACGGTCCGACCGACCCGGGTGCTGACCACCCAGCCTTGGCTGCGCAGCACGCGAAGCGCCTGGGACACGGCGTTCTCCGAACGGCCGAGTGCCACGCCGAGATCGCCGACGCAGATGCCGGGCGCCCGGTGCAGGGACAGCAGGATCTCGAGGCGGTGCGGATCCGACAGCAGGTCGAAGCGCCGCGCCCAGCCGTCGGTGTCGACGTCGGCCAGTGCCGACGACGCCTGTTGCACCGTCCGATCGTCCACGGGTGCAATCTAGTCCTCCGGGACCGCTCAGACGGGTCGGGAATGACGCAGCAGGCCGGCGCGGGCCAACGCGAGGGCCTCGACCCCGGTGAGCCGGCGGGACCCCGCGAGCGCGCCGTCGGTGCCGGTCTCGGCCCCCGGCCCGCGCAGGGTCGACAGCACCGCGTCGGCGTCGGCGGCCGCGCCCAACCGTGCCAGCAGTCGCCCGGCGTACCTCAGCCCGAACCAGTGCTGTGCTCCGGCTCCCGGTCCCGCCTGGTCCCAATGGCCGAACACCTCCAGGAACATCCGCGCCGCGGCGTGTGGATCGCCGTCGACGGCCCGGATCGCGGCGGACTCCATGCGCGCGATGCCGGTCAGCCAATTGTTCTGCACCGGCTCGGCGAGTTCGAATCCCTGCTGCAGGAACCGGAGAGCGCGCACGGGGTCGGTCGTCTTCAACGCCCGCCCCATCGCACACCGGGCCATCGCCAGGGTGCTCGGGTTGGCTGTCGGTTCCGCCACCCGCAGGGCCTCTGCGGCGACGTCGATCCCGGCGTCCGGCTCATCGAGGACGTCGTGGGCGACCGTCGTGTTGTAGAGGATCCAGACCAGCCGGGACGGGGTGGCGTCAGCACGGGCGGGTTCGGCGGCAGCCCGGTAGTACGCCAGCGCTGCACCGTGGTCGTACTGCACGACCGCGACGTCGGCCACGACGTCGGCGGGGTAGCCGAGATAGGAATGCCCGCGCTCGGGCTCCCGGCCCTCGGCACGCCGGGCCAGGGCGAGCGCGCGGGGGAAGTCGCCGCACACCCACGCCCCGCGCGCGGCGACCCCGACGGCGGCGGCGAACGCCGGTTGGTCGGGATCGGCGGCGTCGATCGCGCGCTCCACCCAGTCCATCGACGTGTAGCCCACCCGCATGTGCATCAGTTCGGGCAGTGACGCCACCAGGCGCAGCGCCAGTGCCGTATCGCCCTGCCCCATCGCGCGTTCGAAGGCCGACCGCAGGTTGTCGTTGTCGGGCGAGGTGAACGTCGTTCCGGCCGTGGGCGCCATCCGGGCGATCCAGGTGGCTTCGTCGGGTCCGTGCATGGCGTCGGCGCCGCGTTCGGCGAGTTCGATGAAGTACGTCGCGTGGCGCGAGCCGATGTAATCGTGCGCGCCGGCCTCGCGCAGCCGCTCGCGGCCGAACGCGCGCAGCGTCTCGAGCAACGCATAGCGGGTCGTGCCCGTGCCGCTGCGCACGGCGACCATCGACTTGTCGACGAGCCCGCTCAGCGATTCCAGCGTGTCGTCCTCGAGATCGCCGGGGTCCGCGCAGACCCCGTGCGCCGCTTCGAGATCGAAGCTGCCCGAGAACACCGATGCCCTGTCGAACAGGCGCCGCTCCGGCTGTGCGAGCAGTCGGTATGACCAGTCGATGGTCGCGGTGACGCTCTGCTGACGTGGATGGGACCCGCGCGCCCCGCCGCTCAGGACGCGCAGCCGGTCGAGTCGTCGGGCGACGTCCAGACTGCTCATCACGCGCAACCGCGCCGCCGCCAGTTCGATGGCCAGCGGCACGCCGTCGAGGCGACGGCAGATCTCCGCCACCGCGCCGATCGGCTCCGTGTCGAGGTCGAAGTCGGGCCGGATCGCCCTGGCTCGCTCGGCGAACAGCTCGGTCGCCTCCGCCTCGGGCAGGGGGTCCAGCGGCAGCAGCCGCTCCCCTTCGATGCCCAGCGGCTCGCGGCTGGTCGCGAGCACTGCGACGTCGGCGCATTCCTCGACGATCCGATCGACCAGCGGTGCGACGTCGGCGAGCACGTGCTCGCAGTTGTCGACGACCAGCAGCATCCGGCGGGAGCGCAGGTGCTCCACCACCGCGCTGTCGAAGTCGGTGTCGTGGCCGCGGGACAGGCCGAGCGCCACGGCCGCAGCGCGCCCCACCGTGGCGCCGGGTTCCAGCGGCGCCAGTTCACACGTGCAGACACCGTCGGCGTAGTGCTTGCCGATGAGGTGTGCCGACTCCGACGCGAGCCTCGTCTTGCCGACCCCGCCCACGCCGGTCAGGGTCAGCACCGCACCGGGCCTGATCGATGCCGCGATGCGCTCGAGTTCGGTAGTCCTGCCGACGAATCGGTTTCCCCTCCTGCCTCCCGTGGTCGGTGCGCGCGGGCGGTCCGGCGGTGGCGACACCGGCACCGGCGTCGGTGTCGGGGTCGGAGTCGGCGCGGCCGCCGCTCCCTCCAGGATCTCCTGATGGACGGCCCGCAGCGCGGGGCACGGGTCGATGCCCAGCTCGTCGGCCAGCCGGTCGCGCATCCGGCGGTAGGTGTCCAGGGCGTCGCCCTGCCTGCCGCAACGGTATTGGGCGAGCATCAGCTGACCGGCCAGCCGCTCGTCGAGCGGGTGGGTGGTGATCGCGACGGACATGTCCGCCAGCAGTTCCGCGTGCCTGCCCGCCGCCAGCGCGGCATCGTTGCGGTCGAGCACGATCGAGAAGCGTTCGACCTCGAGCGCGGCGCGCAGATCGGCGATCCAGGGTGTCTCCAAGCCTGCGAACGGTTCCCCGCGCCAGAGCGCCAGCGCCTCGTCGAACGCTTCCGACGCACTCGCCGGGTCGGTCGTCGCGCGCGCGCGAGATGCCTTGGCGTGGAACAGGTGCAGATCGACGCAATCCGGTGCGACCACCATCGTGTAGCCGACCGACCCTCGGCCGATGCTGACGCCGTCCGCCGGGTGCAACGAGTGCCGGAGCCGGGAGACATACGCCGACAGCGCATTGCGGGCCCGGTGTGGTGGCCGCTCCGCCCAGACCCGCTCGACGAGCTGGTCCACCGACACCGGCCGGTTCGCGTCGACGAGCAAGGCCGCCAGCACGCAGCACTGGCGGGCATGCCCGATCTCGAGGCGCCGTCCGTCCACGCGGACCTCGACCTCGCCGAGAACGCGGAACTCGACCGACATCGCGTACAGCGTCCACCACGCCGGGACCGCCTGTCAGCGAAACACCTCAACCAGAGACGCCCTGCCGGTGCCGACGCATTACCCGTCGGCGCCGTCGTCGCCGTCGGTCCCGTTGCGGCTGCCCGGGGTCTTGCCCGTGCCTGCGCCCCCGGACCCGCCGGAACCACCGCTCGCCCCTGCGCCGCCGTCACCACCGTTGCCCCCGTTGCCGCCGCTGGCGGTGTTCGTGCTCGACGTCGCAGTGCCGCCGTCACCGCCGGCACCGCCGCGTGAACCCGCGCCACTGGCGCCGCCATCGCCTCCGGTGCCGCCGGCCGCCGGACCCGCTGCGGCCTGCGAGCTGCCGCCACGTCCACCGCTGCCGCCGACTCCGAGGACGCCCCCGTCACCACCGTTGCCGCCACCGTTGCCGTTGGCGTCGTTGGCTCCGACGTTGCCGCCCACGTTGATCGCCGTCCCGCTGTCGCCGCCCCGGCCACCATTGCCGCTCAGTTGCGCGTCCCCGCCGTCGCCACCTGCTCCCGAGTTGGACGAGCCGTTGCCGGCCGTGG from Mycolicibacterium arabiense includes the following:
- a CDS encoding class I SAM-dependent methyltransferase, translating into MTTTDDADRALKAKHRALWASGDYPAVAAELIPELGPELVRACGVGPGDRVLDVAAGSGNAAIPAAAAGAVVTASDLTPELFDAGRRLAASLGVELEWTEADAEAMPFADNAFDVVMSCVGAMFAPHHRPTADELIRVCRPGGRIGMINWTPLGFIGQLFATIKPYAPPPPPGASPPPSWGDEEHVRELFGDRVSDLRMRRQTVTLDHCSDPLEFREYWKQNYGPTIAAYRFNADDPERVAALDRDFLTFLTDWRRDDGTWVAEYLLVTAIKV
- the mqo gene encoding malate dehydrogenase (quinone), encoding MTELKTVKTDVVLVGAGIMSATLGALLRLLEPNWSITLVERLDGAAAESSDPWNNAGTGHSALCELNYTPQRSDGTVDITKAVHVNEQFQVSRQFWSYAVDNGVLPDVRSFLNPIPHVSFVHGAENAKYLRARYDALVTNPLFATMEYIDDEAEFARRLPFMAAKRNFSEPVALNWTQDGTDVDFGSLSRQLIGYTAQRGMTTLFGHDVRDLHKESDGSWTVKVVNRRNGNKRKINAKFVFVGAGGGALPLLQKSGIKEAKGFGGFPVGGQWLRSGNPELAAMHQAKVYGAPPLGAPPMSVPHLDTRVINGRSYLLFGPFAGWSPKFLKQGKVTDLPLSVKPNNLVSMLGVGLTEVSLLKYLIGQLALSEADRVDALREFAPSAVDSDWELDIAGQRVQVIRRKGAGGVLEFGTTVLTADDGSIAGLLGASPGASTAVPAMLDVMERCFPERFTAWQPKLKEMVPSLGVQLSTEPKLFEEVWARGTEILKLNEPKAQVAAAQAVASA
- a CDS encoding ArsR/SmtB family transcription factor, producing MAPVDDRTVQQASSALADVDTDGWARRFDLLSDPHRLEILLSLHRAPGICVGDLGVALGRSENAVSQALRVLRSQGWVVSTRVGRTVSYRLNDEIVHDLLHWIGARHE
- a CDS encoding alpha/beta hydrolase, which codes for MTRSAAAWEPDVLPGYWQQTIPLGPDPDREGDLVATLVRRGDGGGSTRAVLALHGYTDYFFHTELADRFAARGFAFYALDLHKCGRSRRSGQTPHFTTDLGGYDEELVRALDLVESDTGGAQVCVYGHSAGGLIATLWLDRMRRRSAAPGVVGLILNSPFFDLHGPPVLRAAPTSAALLALARVRKRQVVRKPTPGGYGTSLHRDYGGEFDYDLEWKPVGGFPVTFGWLNAVRRGHARLHRGLDVGVPNLILRSDRSVPEAPDPESIQRGDAVLDVAQIARWAGCVGNHTTVAPIVDAKHDVFLSLPEPRAAAYRELDLWLDRFLPVPETGSGHDSPTNTRTERG
- a CDS encoding GNAT family N-acetyltransferase, whose translation is MTVASKRSWAKDLDAATLYELLKLRVEVFVVEQATPYPELDGRDLLAETRHFWLEDGDGVVISTLRLMEEYPGGEKVFRIGRVCTKRSERGHGHTSRLMQAALAEVGDYPCHINAQTYLEDMYAKHGFVRDGAEFLDDGIPHVPMLRSGFHGG
- the nicT gene encoding Nickel transporter NicT, encoding MSVESTAPTSPTIRAASFDRADWTSIATISAIVVALHGFGWGVLVFGVAPQHITLGSAGVFGIGLGVTAYLLGVRHAFDADHIAVIDNTTRKLVGEGKRSVSAGFWFSLGHSSVVFGLALLLALGVRALAGPVQDEGSPMLQTLGLIGSVVAGTFLILVGLSNLFAVVGIAKVLRRMRSGDFDEAELERHLENRGFLARLLGRVMRRVNKPWHLYPVGLLMGLGFDTATQVALLVLAAGAAAFTLPWYAILVLPVLFAAGMSLFDALDGIFMSRAYGWAFLKPVRKVYYNLTVTVLSVFVALVIGVIVLAGLLADRLGLETGPLAAIGSANLESVGFMIVGMFVVSWLVALLFWKFGRVEERWSPPVS
- a CDS encoding BTAD domain-containing putative transcriptional regulator, which gives rise to MSVEFRVLGEVEVRVDGRRLEIGHARQCCVLAALLVDANRPVSVDQLVERVWAERPPHRARNALSAYVSRLRHSLHPADGVSIGRGSVGYTMVVAPDCVDLHLFHAKASRARATTDPASASEAFDEALALWRGEPFAGLETPWIADLRAALEVERFSIVLDRNDAALAAGRHAELLADMSVAITTHPLDERLAGQLMLAQYRCGRQGDALDTYRRMRDRLADELGIDPCPALRAVHQEILEGAAAAPTPTPTPTPVPVSPPPDRPRAPTTGGRRGNRFVGRTTELERIAASIRPGAVLTLTGVGGVGKTRLASESAHLIGKHYADGVCTCELAPLEPGATVGRAAAVALGLSRGHDTDFDSAVVEHLRSRRMLLVVDNCEHVLADVAPLVDRIVEECADVAVLATSREPLGIEGERLLPLDPLPEAEATELFAERARAIRPDFDLDTEPIGAVAEICRRLDGVPLAIELAAARLRVMSSLDVARRLDRLRVLSGGARGSHPRQQSVTATIDWSYRLLAQPERRLFDRASVFSGSFDLEAAHGVCADPGDLEDDTLESLSGLVDKSMVAVRSGTGTTRYALLETLRAFGRERLREAGAHDYIGSRHATYFIELAERGADAMHGPDEATWIARMAPTAGTTFTSPDNDNLRSAFERAMGQGDTALALRLVASLPELMHMRVGYTSMDWVERAIDAADPDQPAFAAAVGVAARGAWVCGDFPRALALARRAEGREPERGHSYLGYPADVVADVAVVQYDHGAALAYYRAAAEPARADATPSRLVWILYNTTVAHDVLDEPDAGIDVAAEALRVAEPTANPSTLAMARCAMGRALKTTDPVRALRFLQQGFELAEPVQNNWLTGIARMESAAIRAVDGDPHAAARMFLEVFGHWDQAGPGAGAQHWFGLRYAGRLLARLGAAADADAVLSTLRGPGAETGTDGALAGSRRLTGVEALALARAGLLRHSRPV
- the mtr gene encoding mycothione reductase; this translates as MEHYDLTIIGSGSGNSIPDAGFDPRYGSMRVALCEEGVFGGTCLNVGCIPTKMFVYAAEVAQIVERSSRYGIDAHTDRVRWRDIVDRVFGRIDPIAAGGEQYKRTLPNIDVYGSHTRFGPTQPDGRYTLRTDAGEEFTSDQVVLAAGSRINVPQAIIDCGVHYETSDTIMRIPELPEHMVIVGGGFVAAEFAHVFSALGVRVTIVVRGDGMLTHCDPTICHGFTDIAMRKWDVRTHENVIGSHQNGDRVVLHLDDDQELEADLLLVATGRIPNGDLLDAHLAGVKVTEGGMVVVDEYQRTTARGIYALGDVSSAWQLKHVANHEMRVVRQNLLQDWDDTTAMAQSDHRFVPSAVFTDPQIAMVGLTEIEAREQGFDVVVKTQKYGDTAYGWAMEDTVGMAKVIGDRATGTILGAHLMGYQASTLIQPLIQGMSLGQTAAEVAKGQYWIHPALSEVVENALLGIV